From Actinomycetota bacterium, the proteins below share one genomic window:
- a CDS encoding excinuclease ABC subunit UvrA, whose amino-acid sequence MGKPSSPSPGTASGSPADSHDLIRVQGARVNNLKDVSVVIPKRRLTVFTGVSGSGKSSLVFGTIAAESQRLINETYSAFVQGFMPALGRPDVDVLDGLTTAIIVDQERMGANLRSTVGTVTDANAMLRILFSRLGKPHIGSPQAYSFNVASISGAGAVSIERAGQTVKERRSFSITGGMCPRCEGRGSVNDIDLTALYDDSKSLNDGALTIPGYSMDGWYGRIFRGCGFFDPDKPIRRYSKRELNDLLYREPTKIKVDGINLTYVGLIPQLQKSFLSKDVDALQPHIRAFVERAVTFTQCPECQGTRLSAAARSSKIDGISIADACAMQISDLAQWLTGLDEPSVAPLLATLQRTLDSFVEIGLGYLSLERPSGSLSGGEAQRTKMIRQLGSSLTDVTYVFDEPTIGLHPHDIARMNSLLLQLRDKGNTVLVVEHKPEAIEIGDHVVDLGPGAGAAGGMIVFEGSVAELRASDTLTGRHLHDRTALKATVRTPTGVLEVRGATTHNLRDVDVDIPLGVLVVVTGVAGSGKSSLIHGSVTGRDDVVSIDQGAIRGSRRSNPATYTGLLDPIRKAFAKANGVKPAFFSANSEGACPTCNGAGVIYTDLAMMAGVATLCEECEGKRFQAEVLTYTLGGKDISEVLAMPVAEAETFFGTGPARTPAAHTILDRLADVGLGYLTLGQPLTTLSGGERQRLKLATQLGDSGAVFVLDEPTTGLHLADVEQLLALLDRLVDAGRSVIVIEHHQAVMAHADWLIDLGPGAGHDGGRIVYSGPPADLVATGATLTGQHLAAYLNGN is encoded by the coding sequence ATGGGGAAGCCCAGCAGTCCGTCGCCGGGCACGGCCAGCGGCAGCCCGGCGGACAGCCACGACTTGATCCGCGTGCAGGGCGCCCGCGTGAACAACCTCAAGGACGTCAGCGTCGTGATCCCCAAGCGACGACTGACGGTGTTCACCGGAGTGTCGGGCTCGGGCAAGAGTTCCTTGGTGTTCGGGACCATCGCCGCGGAGTCACAGCGGCTGATCAACGAGACCTACAGCGCCTTCGTCCAGGGTTTCATGCCGGCACTGGGCCGGCCCGATGTCGATGTCCTCGACGGGCTCACCACCGCGATCATCGTCGACCAGGAACGGATGGGCGCCAACCTCCGCTCGACCGTCGGGACGGTCACCGACGCGAACGCCATGCTGCGGATCCTGTTCAGCCGGCTCGGCAAGCCCCACATCGGTTCGCCGCAGGCCTATTCGTTCAACGTGGCGTCGATCAGTGGCGCGGGCGCGGTGTCGATCGAACGTGCCGGCCAGACGGTGAAGGAGCGCCGCAGCTTCAGCATCACCGGCGGCATGTGCCCGCGGTGCGAGGGTCGGGGTTCGGTCAACGACATCGACCTCACCGCGCTGTACGACGACAGCAAGTCGCTCAACGACGGTGCGCTGACCATCCCCGGATACAGCATGGACGGCTGGTACGGCCGCATCTTCCGGGGTTGCGGCTTCTTCGACCCGGACAAGCCGATCCGCCGCTACTCCAAGCGAGAACTCAACGATCTGCTCTACCGGGAACCGACCAAGATCAAGGTCGACGGAATCAACCTGACCTACGTGGGCCTGATCCCGCAGCTGCAGAAGTCGTTCCTGTCCAAGGATGTCGACGCCCTCCAGCCCCACATCCGCGCCTTCGTGGAACGCGCGGTGACGTTCACGCAGTGCCCGGAATGTCAGGGGACTCGGCTCTCGGCAGCGGCCCGATCGTCCAAGATCGACGGAATCAGCATCGCCGATGCCTGCGCGATGCAGATCTCGGACCTCGCGCAATGGCTGACCGGCCTCGACGAACCGTCCGTCGCTCCCCTGCTGGCGACCCTGCAACGCACCCTGGACTCGTTCGTGGAGATCGGCCTGGGCTACCTGTCGCTCGAGCGACCGTCGGGCTCGCTGTCAGGTGGTGAGGCGCAGCGCACCAAGATGATCCGGCAACTGGGCTCGTCGCTCACCGATGTGACCTACGTGTTCGACGAGCCCACGATCGGGTTGCATCCGCACGACATCGCCCGCATGAACAGCCTGCTGCTGCAGTTGCGAGACAAGGGCAACACCGTGCTGGTGGTGGAGCACAAACCGGAGGCGATCGAGATCGGCGATCACGTCGTCGACCTCGGACCGGGAGCGGGCGCCGCCGGCGGGATGATCGTGTTCGAAGGCTCGGTGGCGGAACTGCGGGCCAGCGACACGCTCACCGGCCGCCACCTGCACGACCGGACGGCACTGAAGGCGACGGTGCGGACGCCGACCGGTGTGCTGGAGGTTCGCGGCGCTACCACTCACAACCTCCGCGATGTCGACGTCGACATCCCGTTGGGAGTGCTGGTCGTCGTGACCGGCGTCGCCGGGTCGGGGAAGAGTTCGCTGATCCACGGCTCGGTCACCGGTCGTGACGACGTGGTGTCGATCGACCAAGGGGCGATCCGCGGCTCGCGGCGCAGCAACCCGGCCACGTACACCGGGCTGCTCGACCCGATCCGGAAGGCCTTCGCGAAGGCGAACGGGGTGAAGCCCGCCTTTTTCAGCGCGAACTCCGAAGGGGCTTGCCCGACCTGCAACGGCGCCGGCGTGATCTACACCGACCTCGCCATGATGGCCGGCGTCGCGACGCTGTGCGAGGAGTGCGAAGGCAAACGCTTTCAGGCGGAGGTGCTGACATACACCTTGGGGGGCAAGGACATCAGCGAAGTGCTTGCGATGCCGGTCGCCGAGGCCGAGACGTTCTTCGGCACCGGGCCGGCGCGTACCCCGGCCGCGCACACGATTCTCGACCGGCTCGCCGACGTCGGGCTGGGCTACCTCACCCTCGGCCAGCCGCTGACGACGCTGTCCGGCGGTGAGCGGCAGCGACTGAAACTGGCGACCCAGCTCGGTGACAGCGGCGCGGTGTTCGTCCTGGACGAGCCCACCACCGGCCTGCACCTGGCCGATGTCGAACAGCTGCTGGCCCTGCTCGACAGGCTCGTGGACGCCGGTCGATCGGTGATCGTCATCGAGCATCACCAGGCCGTCATGGCCCACGCCGACTGGCTCATCGACCTGGGACCTGGTGCCGGTCACGACGGCGGCCGCATCGTCTACTCCGGGCCGCCCGCCGACCTGGTGGCCACCGGCGCCACCCTCACCGGCCAGCACCTAGCCGCCTACCTGAACGGGAACTGA